The following are encoded together in the Panicum virgatum strain AP13 chromosome 6K, P.virgatum_v5, whole genome shotgun sequence genome:
- the LOC120712299 gene encoding probable trehalose-phosphate phosphatase 6, producing MTKQGVVVPAPAEAAVAVPPSSAPLLPYPPPRAAMRKKCLQMGPGVGGWVESMRASSPTHARAAAALAAGADEDRRAAWMVEHPSALSKFDQVVAASKGKQIVVFLDYDGTLSPIVDDPDAAYMSDTMRRAVRSVAKHFPTAIVSGRCRDKVFEFVKLAELYYAGSHGMDIKGPAKGSRHTRAAKGVLFQPASQFLPMIEQVHESLVEKTRSIPGAKVENNKFCVSVHFRCVDEKSWSALAETVKSVLKEYPKLKLTQGRMVFEVRPIIKWDKGKALEFLLESLGFADCADVLPVYIGDDRTDEDAFKVLRRRGQGVGILVSKHPKDTSASYSLQEPAEVMEFLLRLVEWERLSKARPKW from the exons ATGACGAAGCAGGGCGTGGTGGTGCCGGCGCCCGCGGAGGCGGCCGTCGCGGTGCCGCCCAgctcggcgccgctcctcccgtacccgccgccgcgggccgccatGCGCAAGAAGTGCCTGCAGATGGGACCTGGCGTCGGCGGCTGGGTCGAGTCCATGCGCGCCTCCTCGCCCACGCacgccagggccgccgccgcgctcgccgccggcgccgacgaggaccgccgcgccgcctggaTG GTGGAGCACCCGTCGGCGCTGAGCAAGTTCGACCAGGTGGTGGCGGCGTCCAAGGGCAAGCAGATCGTCGTCTTCCTCGACTACGACGGCACGCTCTCGCCCATCGTCGACGACCCCGACGCCGCCTACATGTCCGACACG ATGCGGCGGGCGGTGCGCAGCGTCGCCAAGCACTTCCCCACGGCGATCGTCAGCGGCCGGTGCCGCGACAAG GTGTTCGAGTTCGTGAAGCTGGCGGAGCTCTACTACGCCGGCAGCCACGGCATGGACATCAAGGGCCCCGCCAAAGGTTCCCGGCACACCAGGGCCGCCAAGGGCGTCCTCTTCCAGCCGGCCAGCCAGTTCCTGCCCATGATCGAGCAG GTGCACGAGTCTCTGGTGGAGAAGACCAGGAGCATCCCTGGAGCCAAGGTGGAGAACAACAAGTTCTGCGTCTCTGTCCACTTCAGATGCGTCGATGAGAAG agCTGGAGCGCGTTGGCGGAGACGGTGAAGTCGGTGCTCAAGGAGTACCCGAAGCTGAAGCTGACGCAGGGGCGGATGGTGTTCGAGGTGCGGCCCATCATCAAGTGGGACAAGGGCAAGGCCCTCGAGTTCCTGCTCGAGTCGCTGGGCTTCGCCGACTGCGCCGACGTGCTCCCCGTCTACATCGGCGACGACCGCACCGACGAGGACGCCTTCaaggtgctccgccgccgcggccagggcGTCGGCATCCTCGTCTCCAAGCACCCCAAGGACACCTCCGCGTCCTACTCGCTGCAGGAGCCCGCCGAG GTGATGGAGTTCCTGCTGCGGCTCGTCGAGTGGGAGCGCCTCTCCAAGGCCCGCCCCAAGTGGtga